A single genomic interval of Zunongwangia sp. HGR-M22 harbors:
- a CDS encoding (Fe-S)-binding protein, translating into MAEAIKVPTMAEYMAEGKKKPEVLFWVGCAGSFDDRAKKITKAFVKLLNEAGVDFAVLGTEESCTGDPAKRAGNEFLFQMQAAMNIETLNGYEIEKVVTACPHCFNTIKNEYPSLGGTYEVMHHTQFLKSLLTEGRLKVEGGKFKGKRITFHDPCYLGRANGEYEAPRDLLKKLEVELIEMRKCKSNGLCCGAGGAQMFKEPEPGNKDVNVARTEQAMETKPEVIAAGCPFCNTMMTDGVKSKNQEENIDVMDVAEMIANAKDL; encoded by the coding sequence TTTGGGTAGGTTGTGCAGGAAGTTTTGATGATCGTGCCAAGAAAATCACAAAAGCTTTCGTTAAACTTTTAAATGAAGCTGGAGTAGACTTTGCAGTATTAGGTACCGAAGAAAGTTGTACCGGTGATCCTGCAAAACGCGCAGGAAACGAATTTTTATTCCAAATGCAAGCTGCGATGAATATCGAAACCTTGAATGGCTATGAGATCGAAAAAGTAGTTACAGCCTGCCCTCATTGTTTCAATACAATTAAAAATGAATATCCTTCTTTAGGCGGAACTTACGAGGTAATGCACCATACACAATTTTTAAAATCTTTACTTACTGAAGGTCGTTTAAAAGTTGAAGGAGGAAAATTTAAAGGAAAGCGAATAACTTTCCATGATCCTTGTTATTTAGGCAGGGCAAATGGTGAATACGAAGCACCAAGAGATCTTTTAAAAAAGTTAGAAGTAGAACTTATCGAAATGCGCAAATGCAAAAGCAACGGACTTTGTTGTGGGGCAGGAGGTGCGCAAATGTTTAAAGAACCAGAACCTGGTAACAAAGACGTGAATGTCGCCAGAACCGAGCAGGCGATGGAAACTAAACCCGAGGTAATCGCTGCTGGCTGTCCTTTTTGTAATACGATGATGACTGATGGCGTAAAAAGCAAAAATCAGGAAGAAAATATCGATGTTATGGATGTTGCAGAGATGATCGCTAACGCCAAAGATCTTTAA
- a CDS encoding ABC transporter ATPase, translating to MLVPFESLPDSSRVWIYQSNRSFTEEELSEIKQKLDQFLTQWTVHGSSLKAGYDIKYKRFITIGLDQEINAASGCSIDASVQFIQSLEKEYNVDLLDKMNVSFKQGEFVAYKPLADFRKLAKNKSVSPKTIVFNNLVNNKAEYLSDWEVPASESWHKRFMN from the coding sequence ATGTTAGTACCTTTTGAATCCTTGCCAGATAGTTCACGAGTATGGATCTATCAATCTAACCGATCTTTTACTGAAGAAGAATTATCTGAAATTAAGCAAAAACTAGATCAATTTTTAACCCAGTGGACAGTACATGGTTCTAGCTTAAAAGCTGGGTATGATATTAAATATAAAAGATTTATAACCATTGGTCTAGATCAAGAAATCAACGCAGCTTCAGGATGTTCAATTGATGCTTCAGTTCAATTTATACAAAGCCTTGAAAAAGAATATAATGTCGATTTATTGGATAAGATGAATGTATCCTTTAAGCAGGGAGAATTTGTGGCTTATAAACCCCTAGCAGATTTTAGGAAATTAGCCAAAAATAAATCGGTTTCTCCTAAAACAATCGTCTTCAATAATCTGGTAAATAACAAAGCTGAATATCTTTCAGATTGGGAAGTCCCAGCATCTGAAAGTTGGCACAAGAGATTTATGAATTAA
- a CDS encoding glycoside hydrolase family 3 N-terminal domain-containing protein, which translates to MRIKAKLTVLLLSFFFLSPVLNAQQISSPDPLVANDSLAQNKWVDSIYSNYSLEQKLGQLFMVDIFSSGSQRDFDKVRSLISDYEIGGVIFSKGGPVREAKLTNEFQELSKTPLLVGMDAEWGLAMRLDSTFALPWNMTLGAIQDNKLIEEAGAAISRHTKRLGIHINFAPVVDINTNPQNPIIGNRSFGENKFNVTQKALAFMHGMHKEGILSSAKHFPGHGDTDQDSHKTLPSINFPKERIEGVELYPYRSLIKDSLSSVMVAHLDVPALGTQEGRSTSLSKKVVTGILRENLQFKGLIFTDALNMRGASNYDEPGEIDLAAFRAGNDILLISEDVPKSIEKLKAAYYSGLITEERLAYSVKKILKAKYKTGLNNYEPVEETFLYEELNGVMDKVLYEKLMENAMTLIRNNKGMVPIKNLDEQKIAYVGLGDDDGTAFLQQLKKYARVDQVSAEKLPQLLDKLKDYNYVIIGFHKSNDNPWKSYSFSNQELIWLHEIARAHQTLLTVFASPYSLLDIRSTTNIQSILEAYQNSEIAQQKAAQVIFGATEAKGKLPVSIGIEFPEGTGYDTKSINRLTYGSPESVGMNSFKLKKIDSIVNYSIAQKMTPGAQVLVARKGKVIYSKNFGFHTYEHINPVTDTSVYDLASLTKILSTLPLVMKQVEEGIISFDTKLGEIMPVFKGTNKEFIRLQDMLMHYAKLKAWIPFYVPTIDAVTKHPSTLYYHKSPDERFNTQVANDMYIRKDMQDTIIDIIAKSGLNRKKEYKYSDLPFYILKYYLEGYYGSNLNSLTQNKFYKTLGANYTGYLPITRFPLDEIVPTENDKLWRGQLVHGYVHDQGAAMQGGIGGHAGLFSNANDVAKIMQTYLQGGSYGDQTYLKSKTIEKFNTCYYCNRNVRRGVGFDKPQISGAGPVCSCVSHSSFGHSGFTGTLAWADPEEEIVYIFLSNRVYPDSTNRKLIRENIRTKIQEVIYDAIDY; encoded by the coding sequence ATGAGGATAAAAGCTAAACTAACCGTACTGCTTCTATCGTTCTTTTTTTTATCTCCTGTTTTAAATGCTCAGCAGATAAGCAGCCCCGATCCTTTGGTTGCCAATGATAGTTTGGCACAAAACAAATGGGTAGATAGTATTTATTCTAATTATTCCCTGGAGCAAAAACTTGGGCAGCTTTTTATGGTCGATATTTTTTCGAGCGGATCTCAAAGAGATTTTGATAAAGTACGATCACTTATTTCAGATTATGAGATAGGAGGAGTTATTTTTTCTAAAGGAGGACCGGTAAGAGAAGCTAAATTAACGAACGAGTTTCAGGAACTCAGCAAAACTCCGCTTCTAGTTGGTATGGATGCAGAATGGGGACTGGCCATGCGCTTAGACTCTACGTTTGCCCTGCCTTGGAATATGACTTTAGGAGCTATTCAGGATAATAAATTGATCGAAGAGGCTGGTGCTGCAATCTCAAGACATACAAAACGACTTGGTATTCATATAAATTTTGCACCTGTTGTAGATATCAATACAAATCCGCAAAATCCAATTATTGGTAATCGTTCGTTTGGCGAGAATAAATTTAATGTTACCCAAAAGGCCTTAGCTTTTATGCACGGAATGCATAAAGAAGGAATATTATCTAGCGCTAAACATTTTCCGGGACACGGGGATACCGATCAGGATTCTCATAAAACCTTACCATCGATCAATTTTCCAAAAGAGCGAATTGAAGGCGTTGAGCTTTACCCATATCGTAGCTTAATAAAGGATAGCTTAAGTAGTGTGATGGTGGCGCATCTAGATGTTCCCGCTTTAGGAACTCAAGAAGGAAGATCAACATCTTTATCTAAAAAGGTTGTTACTGGAATTCTACGTGAAAATTTACAATTTAAAGGTTTAATTTTTACCGACGCTTTAAATATGCGTGGGGCTTCCAATTACGACGAACCAGGAGAGATAGATCTAGCCGCTTTTAGAGCAGGGAATGATATTTTATTAATTTCTGAAGATGTTCCAAAATCTATAGAAAAACTGAAAGCTGCCTATTATTCAGGTTTGATAACTGAAGAGAGGTTAGCGTATTCCGTAAAAAAGATTCTTAAAGCAAAATATAAGACAGGACTTAATAATTATGAGCCCGTAGAAGAAACTTTTCTTTATGAAGAACTGAATGGTGTTATGGATAAGGTTCTTTATGAGAAATTGATGGAAAATGCCATGACTTTGATTCGTAATAACAAAGGTATGGTGCCTATCAAAAACTTAGATGAACAAAAGATCGCTTATGTAGGATTAGGCGATGATGACGGTACTGCATTTCTTCAGCAATTGAAGAAATATGCGAGAGTTGATCAAGTTTCCGCAGAAAAATTACCACAGCTTCTAGATAAATTAAAAGATTACAATTATGTAATTATAGGTTTTCATAAAAGCAATGATAACCCTTGGAAATCGTATAGCTTTAGTAACCAAGAATTAATTTGGTTGCACGAAATTGCCAGAGCGCATCAAACGCTCTTAACGGTATTTGCAAGTCCTTATTCATTATTAGACATAAGAAGCACCACAAATATTCAGAGTATATTAGAAGCATACCAAAATAGTGAAATTGCACAGCAAAAAGCAGCACAGGTTATTTTTGGTGCAACCGAAGCCAAGGGAAAATTACCCGTTAGTATTGGTATTGAATTTCCGGAAGGTACAGGATATGATACTAAATCTATAAATAGGCTTACGTATGGTTCTCCAGAAAGTGTGGGGATGAATAGCTTTAAATTGAAGAAAATAGATTCGATTGTAAATTACTCTATTGCCCAGAAAATGACGCCTGGAGCGCAGGTTTTAGTGGCAAGAAAGGGAAAAGTAATCTATAGTAAGAATTTTGGATTTCATACCTACGAGCATATAAATCCTGTAACAGATACTTCAGTATACGATTTAGCATCTTTAACCAAAATTCTATCTACTTTGCCTTTGGTGATGAAACAGGTAGAAGAGGGAATAATTAGTTTTGATACCAAATTGGGCGAAATAATGCCGGTGTTTAAGGGAACTAATAAAGAGTTTATAAGGTTGCAGGATATGTTGATGCATTATGCAAAACTTAAAGCATGGATTCCTTTTTATGTTCCCACTATAGATGCAGTTACCAAACATCCATCTACATTATACTATCACAAATCGCCAGACGAGCGCTTCAATACCCAAGTTGCTAATGATATGTATATTAGGAAAGATATGCAGGATACTATTATAGATATTATAGCAAAGAGTGGACTTAATCGTAAAAAAGAATATAAGTACAGCGATTTACCATTTTATATTCTAAAATATTATCTTGAGGGATACTACGGTTCTAACTTAAATAGTCTTACCCAAAATAAATTTTACAAAACTCTGGGAGCTAACTATACAGGTTATCTACCGATAACAAGATTCCCATTAGATGAAATTGTACCAACCGAAAATGATAAATTATGGAGAGGGCAGTTAGTACATGGTTATGTTCATGATCAGGGCGCAGCCATGCAAGGAGGTATTGGCGGTCATGCCGGTTTATTTAGTAATGCCAATGACGTTGCCAAAATAATGCAGACCTACCTGCAAGGTGGTAGCTATGGTGATCAAACCTACCTAAAATCTAAAACTATAGAAAAGTTTAATACCTGCTATTATTGTAATAGAAATGTAAGGCGTGGTGTTGGTTTCGACAAACCACAGATTAGTGGTGCAGGCCCGGTTTGTTCGTGTGTTTCGCACAGTAGTTTTGGACACAGCGGATTTACAGGAACACTCGCTTGGGCAGATCCAGAAGAAGAGATTGTTTATATATTTTTATCTAATCGTGTATATCCAGATTCGACCAATAGAAAACTGATTCGCGAAAATATTAGAACCAAAATACAGGAAGTAATCTATGACGCTATAGACTATTAA
- the bshA gene encoding N-acetyl-alpha-D-glucosaminyl L-malate synthase BshA, with the protein MKIAIVCYPTFGGSGVVATELGLALSKRGHEVHFITYKQPVRLDQLSSNVKFHEVHVPDYPLFHYQPYELALSSKLVNMVKLHGIELLHVHYAIPHAYAGYMAKKMLEDQGINIPMVTTLHGTDITLVGNHPFYKPAVTFSINASDMVTSVSESLRKDTLELFEIKKEIRVIPNFIDASKYQEKSFTDCQRELMADGDEKIITHISNFRKVKKIQDTIKVFYEVQKKLKCRLMMVGEGPEKEKAEALAEELGIHDKVMFLGQSHEIDKILCFSDLFLLTSKRESFGLAALEAMINSVPVVSSNTGGLPEVNQQGVSGYLCDVGDVKGMAKKAIAILSDNETLKTFKRNARKVAATFDINQIVPMYEKMYSELLEKSIKKVEN; encoded by the coding sequence ATGAAAATAGCAATAGTTTGTTATCCCACTTTTGGCGGTAGTGGTGTAGTCGCAACAGAACTTGGCCTGGCGTTATCAAAAAGAGGTCATGAAGTTCATTTTATAACCTACAAACAGCCGGTACGATTAGATCAATTATCTAGCAATGTGAAATTTCATGAAGTTCACGTACCAGACTATCCATTATTTCATTACCAACCTTACGAGCTTGCTTTAAGCAGTAAACTGGTAAATATGGTGAAGCTACACGGAATTGAATTATTACATGTACATTATGCTATTCCGCATGCTTATGCGGGCTATATGGCTAAAAAAATGCTAGAAGATCAAGGGATAAATATTCCTATGGTAACTACGCTGCACGGTACAGATATTACTTTAGTAGGTAATCATCCTTTTTATAAACCTGCAGTTACCTTTAGTATCAATGCAAGCGATATGGTTACTTCAGTTTCTGAAAGTCTGCGAAAAGATACATTAGAACTTTTTGAAATTAAGAAAGAGATCAGAGTAATCCCTAATTTCATTGATGCTTCTAAGTATCAGGAAAAAAGCTTCACCGATTGTCAGCGAGAATTGATGGCTGACGGTGATGAAAAAATTATTACTCATATTAGCAATTTTAGGAAAGTAAAGAAAATTCAGGATACCATTAAGGTTTTTTATGAAGTTCAGAAAAAATTAAAATGCCGTTTAATGATGGTGGGTGAAGGTCCTGAAAAAGAAAAAGCCGAAGCTTTAGCAGAAGAACTGGGTATTCATGATAAAGTGATGTTTTTAGGTCAAAGTCACGAGATTGATAAAATTCTATGTTTTTCAGATTTATTTTTACTAACGTCAAAAAGAGAAAGTTTCGGTTTAGCTGCTTTAGAGGCAATGATAAATAGCGTTCCCGTTGTTTCCAGTAACACCGGAGGATTACCGGAAGTAAACCAGCAAGGGGTCTCAGGTTATTTGTGCGACGTAGGCGATGTGAAAGGAATGGCAAAGAAGGCTATTGCCATATTAAGTGATAATGAAACTTTAAAAACCTTTAAAAGAAACGCCAGAAAAGTTGCAGCGACTTTTGATATTAATCAGATCGTACCGATGTACGAAAAAATGTATTCAGAACTTTTAGAAAAGAGCATAAAAAAAGTGGAAAATTAA
- a CDS encoding FAD-binding and (Fe-S)-binding domain-containing protein, with the protein MEKKLQQLATRLDGQLFFDKLWRSIYATDASVYRELPLAVSYPKSENDLKELIFFAKENKTSLIPRTAGTSLAGQCVGTGIVVDVSKNFTKILSLDTENKTVTLQPGVIRDDLNRMLKEHGLFFGPNTSTSNRCMVGGMVGNNSSGTTSIKYGTTREKTVALKTILSDGSEAEFKAISKKEFQEKLKLDNLEGDIYRNIAEILSSEENKAEIIKEFPPRELHRRNTGYAIDELIYSEVFSEDSDELLNICHLLAGSEGTLAFTTELTLQLDDLQPPEAAMIASHYRSIEDCLQDVASTMKHSLYTCEMMDKTILDCTKQNIKYRENRFFIQEDPEAILMLEVRANTADELQEKTKALLHTLEENGMSYANPILYGEQINMASELRKAGLGLLANIVGDKKAVACIEDTAVALPVLADYIKEFSQIMKSYKQNAVYYAHAGAGELHLRPILDLKKKEDVALFRKITTDVAKLVKKYNGSMSGEHGDGRVRAEFVEMMVGSKNYALLKQVKATFDPQNIFNPGKIIDAPAMDTSLRYQPDRIEPEIKTLMNFDENQGILRLAEQCNGSGDCRKSAESGGTMCPSYRATKDEKDTTRARANTLREFLTNSDKENKFSHKEIKDAYDLCLSCKGCKSECPSSVDVAALKAEFQYQYQKEHGFSNRSKAFANNGKMNKMVSKVPGVANFMFSNSLTSGIAKRIMGVAPQRSLPKLAKMTLKSYFEKNKDRLTPRNPIKSVYFFNDEFTNFLDAEIGFDALELLSKLNYKVIFTDHEESGRAHISKGFLEEAKEMANKNVSIFSNLVAEDQPLLGLEPSAILTFRDEYLRLADDREKATELSKNCFIIEEFLKKEMALGNIKKEQFTSEEKNIKVHGHCHQKALSNTAVTFEILNLPENYKVTIIPSGCCGMAGSFGYEKEHYEVSMAVGEQTLFPAVRKASEETIISANGTSCRHQIFDGTKREAQHPVSILLSALRV; encoded by the coding sequence ATGGAAAAGAAACTTCAGCAATTAGCAACGCGACTGGATGGCCAGTTATTTTTTGATAAACTTTGGCGATCGATTTATGCAACCGATGCCTCAGTTTATAGAGAACTACCATTAGCGGTAAGTTATCCTAAAAGTGAGAACGACTTAAAAGAACTTATTTTTTTTGCTAAAGAAAATAAAACCTCATTGATTCCGCGAACGGCGGGGACTTCTCTTGCTGGCCAATGTGTAGGTACTGGTATTGTTGTAGATGTATCTAAGAACTTCACCAAGATTTTAAGTCTCGATACAGAAAATAAAACGGTAACACTACAACCAGGTGTTATAAGAGACGATCTTAATAGAATGCTGAAGGAACACGGTCTTTTCTTTGGGCCTAATACTTCAACTTCCAACCGTTGTATGGTGGGTGGAATGGTAGGAAATAATAGTAGCGGTACCACTTCCATTAAATACGGAACCACCCGAGAAAAAACGGTTGCCTTAAAAACAATTCTTAGCGATGGAAGCGAAGCTGAATTTAAAGCTATTTCTAAAAAAGAGTTTCAGGAAAAGCTGAAATTGGATAATTTAGAAGGTGATATTTACAGAAATATAGCTGAAATACTTTCTTCGGAAGAAAATAAAGCAGAGATTATTAAAGAATTTCCGCCACGAGAATTACATCGTAGAAATACAGGATATGCGATAGATGAATTAATTTATTCTGAAGTTTTTTCTGAAGATTCAGACGAGCTTCTTAATATTTGCCATTTGCTTGCCGGAAGCGAAGGGACATTAGCCTTTACTACCGAGCTTACTTTGCAGTTGGATGATCTTCAACCGCCTGAAGCAGCCATGATTGCTTCGCACTATCGTAGTATCGAAGATTGTTTGCAGGATGTAGCTTCTACCATGAAGCATTCACTCTACACCTGCGAGATGATGGATAAAACTATATTAGATTGTACCAAGCAAAACATTAAATATCGTGAGAACAGGTTTTTTATTCAGGAAGATCCTGAAGCTATATTAATGCTTGAGGTTAGAGCAAATACTGCCGATGAACTTCAGGAAAAAACAAAAGCCTTATTACATACTCTAGAAGAGAATGGAATGAGTTACGCCAATCCTATTCTTTATGGCGAGCAAATTAATATGGCTTCAGAATTAAGAAAGGCTGGGCTTGGTTTATTAGCAAATATCGTTGGCGATAAAAAAGCCGTAGCCTGTATTGAAGATACCGCGGTCGCTTTACCGGTATTGGCAGATTACATAAAAGAGTTTAGCCAGATTATGAAATCGTACAAGCAAAATGCGGTTTACTATGCCCATGCCGGTGCGGGTGAGCTTCATTTGCGCCCTATTTTAGATTTGAAGAAGAAAGAAGATGTCGCCCTTTTTAGAAAGATTACCACAGATGTAGCGAAATTGGTTAAAAAATACAATGGTTCTATGAGCGGAGAACATGGCGATGGCCGCGTTCGTGCTGAGTTTGTGGAAATGATGGTTGGATCTAAAAATTACGCACTATTAAAACAGGTGAAAGCTACTTTTGATCCACAGAACATCTTTAATCCCGGCAAAATTATAGATGCTCCTGCTATGGATACCTCGTTGCGATATCAACCAGATCGAATTGAGCCGGAAATAAAAACCCTGATGAATTTTGATGAAAATCAGGGGATTTTACGTTTAGCGGAACAGTGTAATGGGAGTGGGGATTGTAGGAAATCTGCGGAAAGCGGCGGAACCATGTGCCCAAGTTATCGCGCTACTAAAGACGAAAAAGATACTACCAGGGCTAGAGCAAATACGTTGCGGGAGTTTTTAACAAATTCAGATAAAGAAAATAAATTTAGTCATAAAGAAATTAAAGATGCTTATGATCTTTGTTTAAGCTGTAAAGGCTGCAAAAGTGAATGCCCAAGCAGTGTTGATGTTGCCGCTTTAAAAGCAGAATTTCAGTATCAATATCAAAAAGAACACGGATTTTCCAATCGAAGTAAAGCTTTTGCCAATAATGGAAAAATGAATAAAATGGTTTCCAAAGTTCCTGGAGTGGCTAATTTTATGTTTTCTAATAGTTTAACCTCTGGTATTGCTAAAAGAATAATGGGCGTAGCTCCCCAAAGAAGTTTGCCAAAATTGGCCAAAATGACTTTAAAATCTTATTTCGAAAAGAATAAAGATCGATTAACTCCGCGAAATCCTATAAAGTCTGTTTATTTTTTTAATGATGAGTTCACGAATTTTTTGGATGCTGAAATTGGTTTTGATGCTCTTGAACTTTTAAGCAAGCTGAATTATAAAGTTATTTTTACCGATCACGAAGAGAGTGGAAGAGCGCATATTTCTAAAGGATTTTTAGAAGAAGCGAAAGAAATGGCGAATAAAAACGTTTCTATTTTTAGCAATTTGGTTGCAGAAGATCAACCGCTTTTAGGTTTGGAGCCTTCAGCAATTCTAACATTTAGGGACGAATATTTGCGCTTAGCCGATGATCGAGAAAAAGCAACCGAATTATCTAAAAATTGCTTTATTATTGAAGAATTTTTGAAGAAGGAAATGGCCCTCGGAAACATCAAAAAAGAGCAATTTACTTCCGAAGAAAAAAATATAAAAGTACACGGTCACTGCCATCAAAAAGCCTTATCGAATACTGCAGTAACTTTTGAGATTTTAAATTTACCTGAAAATTACAAAGTAACCATTATCCCTTCGGGTTGCTGCGGAATGGCAGGTAGTTTTGGTTACGAAAAAGAACATTACGAGGTAAGTATGGCGGTTGGTGAACAAACGCTTTTTCCAGCGGTTCGAAAAGCTTCAGAAGAAACGATAATTTCAGCAAACGGAACCAGTTGTAGGCATCAGATTTTTGATGGAACAAAACGCGAAGCCCAACATCCGGTAAGTATTTTGCTGAGTGCCTTAAGAGTATAA
- a CDS encoding TonB-dependent receptor domain-containing protein, protein MKLFITIIVGLLCFSAISQTKISGKIIENDSTAIPFAEVVLKNVTSGKLIGTITEDDGSFQLNTTPGNYSLEISFVGQQLFTKKIEVKEDAIDLGTIIVDNAQELDEVLITSKKKLIERKIDRLIFNVENSSKSSQGDVVEVLKIVPGIRVENDAITMIGKGNMRVMINEQMLQLSGVDLINFLQSIDSETIKSIEVISNPPARYEAEGNSGLINIVLKKPKSDSWNAQLKGTYIQRTKANYRSSANFNINKDKFTFSGRLGFIKHQLVLQENLTSTYPEETSVTSTPVDIDLEGSVASAEIGYEMNRNWHLGAQYYFNGTAANIESLPKTKITRNNLEDSFIRMNGSEPQHPRVHKLNLNTNFNLDSLGKNVILNLDYLYNTNEDKKYYKGIESLGLDENTETSYFRSFNKTNNKYDIYSAKIDIENPLKWIDLDFGAKYTYSDISSDIKSFNTGYTLNPTDEIPNIPAVPFDYDEKIAAAYISANRNFGEQWSAQFGLRLENTAISALSPNLDINREDNYTNLFPTFYINYNLDTKTNFSLNYSRRIERPNFRDLNPNTYYRTPSIFYSGNAYLDPSFIHNIEFSVLHHDFVTRLYFTRENNAFGEVPIANTSINSTGFSYENYIDRMLLGISESFTWNPRHWWTNVNNLDLNYAKSTFNLEQPQAYRSGFNSRISTNNDFNLNSEKTIIGGLNYWYQFEGVDGIFETQAQSSLGLSLQFLLLDKDLNISLRGEDLFRNAIERKTAKINGVTQEIRNFYDSRQFWLSVSYKFGNDNLQVRSQKSGNIDTERRAGG, encoded by the coding sequence GCAATTCCTTTTGCTGAAGTTGTTTTAAAAAACGTAACGTCTGGAAAACTCATTGGTACTATTACCGAGGATGATGGTAGTTTTCAGCTGAACACTACTCCCGGCAATTACAGTTTAGAAATTTCATTTGTAGGCCAACAATTGTTTACTAAAAAGATTGAAGTCAAAGAAGACGCTATAGATTTAGGAACTATAATCGTCGATAATGCTCAAGAATTGGATGAGGTGCTAATTACCTCGAAGAAGAAACTGATTGAGCGAAAAATTGATCGGCTTATTTTTAATGTAGAAAATTCATCAAAATCGTCACAGGGTGATGTTGTTGAGGTTTTAAAAATAGTTCCAGGTATTCGTGTAGAAAATGATGCTATAACTATGATTGGTAAAGGTAATATGCGAGTGATGATTAACGAGCAAATGCTGCAACTTTCTGGTGTAGACCTTATAAATTTCCTGCAAAGTATCGATTCTGAAACTATTAAGAGTATCGAAGTTATTAGCAATCCACCGGCCAGATACGAGGCTGAAGGAAATAGCGGACTCATAAATATCGTCCTGAAAAAGCCCAAAAGCGATTCTTGGAATGCACAACTTAAAGGAACATACATACAGCGAACCAAAGCGAATTATAGAAGTTCGGCCAACTTCAATATTAACAAAGATAAATTTACATTTTCAGGACGACTTGGTTTTATAAAACATCAACTAGTGCTTCAGGAAAACTTAACATCTACATATCCAGAAGAAACCTCAGTAACTTCTACCCCGGTTGATATAGATCTGGAAGGCTCGGTAGCTTCCGCAGAAATTGGCTATGAAATGAATCGAAATTGGCATTTAGGCGCACAATATTATTTTAATGGTACGGCGGCAAATATTGAATCTTTGCCTAAAACCAAAATCACACGAAATAATTTAGAAGATAGCTTTATAAGAATGAATGGATCTGAACCCCAACATCCACGAGTTCACAAGTTAAACCTTAATACCAATTTCAATTTAGATTCCTTAGGTAAAAACGTGATTTTGAATCTAGATTACTTGTATAATACCAACGAAGATAAAAAGTATTATAAGGGTATAGAATCTCTTGGCTTAGATGAAAATACAGAGACTAGCTATTTTAGATCTTTCAATAAAACCAATAATAAATATGATATTTATTCGGCAAAAATAGATATTGAAAATCCATTAAAATGGATCGATTTAGACTTTGGCGCAAAGTATACTTATTCCGATATTTCTAGCGATATTAAAAGTTTTAACACAGGATACACTTTAAATCCTACAGATGAGATTCCTAATATTCCTGCAGTTCCTTTTGATTACGATGAAAAAATTGCTGCGGCGTATATTTCAGCAAATAGAAATTTTGGTGAGCAATGGTCTGCACAGTTTGGTTTACGATTAGAAAATACCGCTATAAGCGCCCTTTCTCCAAATTTGGATATAAATCGTGAGGATAATTACACTAACCTCTTCCCTACTTTTTACATTAATTATAATCTTGATACAAAAACAAACTTTTCACTCAATTACAGTCGTAGGATAGAGCGCCCAAACTTTAGAGATCTCAATCCTAATACTTATTATAGAACCCCGTCTATATTTTACTCGGGAAACGCCTATTTAGATCCCTCATTTATTCATAATATAGAATTTAGTGTTTTGCATCATGATTTTGTAACCCGACTTTATTTTACTCGGGAAAACAATGCATTTGGTGAAGTTCCAATAGCCAATACATCGATTAATAGTACAGGATTTAGTTACGAAAATTATATTGACAGGATGCTTTTAGGAATCTCTGAAAGTTTTACCTGGAATCCAAGACATTGGTGGACTAACGTAAATAATTTAGATCTAAATTATGCAAAATCAACTTTCAATTTAGAGCAACCACAAGCATATCGCAGTGGTTTTAATAGCAGAATTAGCACTAATAATGATTTTAATTTAAATTCTGAAAAAACAATTATCGGTGGCCTTAACTATTGGTATCAATTTGAAGGTGTCGATGGAATTTTTGAAACCCAAGCGCAAAGTTCTCTAGGACTTTCGCTACAGTTTTTACTCTTAGATAAAGATTTGAATATCAGCCTTCGTGGAGAAGATTTATTTAGAAACGCTATTGAGCGAAAAACGGCTAAAATAAACGGAGTTACTCAGGAAATTAGAAATTTTTACGATTCCAGACAATTTTGGCTGAGTGTAAGCTACAAGTTTGGAAATGATAATTTGCAAGTGCGTTCGCAAAAATCAGGAAATATAGATACAGAAAGACGCGCCGGAGGTTGA